The Tolypothrix sp. NIES-4075 DNA segment ACATAACAGCGCAGCTTTCGTTGATGGTGGATATAATGCACTTGTAAAAGCAGGTATTCAAACCACTTTTGCAGGAAATAAACCTCAAGAAATCGGAGATTTTGTTGTCAACCGCACCGCATTATGGGAAATTCAGCGCGATGAACTTAAAGCAAATCTTGCAGAAAATAAGTTAATAGTAATTGATACTCGCGAAAAGCGAGAATATAATGGGGCAACTCCTTACGGTGAACAGCGAGGAGGACATATCCCTGGTGCAGTGCATTTCTACTTCAAAGATTTAATAGATAATAAGGGAAACTTACTTCCAACTGAAGAAATTATCACAAAACTAGCAAGATTAGGAATTCAATTAGATACTCCCATTGCTACTTATTGTACAGGTGGTATTCGTTCGGCTTTTTTTGTCAGCGTTTTGGCAAATTTAGGCTTTACGAATGTAAAAAACTATGCTGGATCAATGTGGGAATGGTCAGCCGAACCAGCAAATACCTATCCACTGAAAGAAAATTTGTAGTAAGCGCTTTAGCGCTTTAGCGCTGATTTTATTGCCTTACCAATATAGATTAAAGAAGTATTGTGAGTAATTTTTGCTTTAAATCCTCCAGTCTTTTTATAGTGGATGTAGGCAAGGATATTATCGAATAAATCTTCACCAAATAAGTCAAATCCGTTAATTTCTATGCTGGCAAAGCCATGATTATGCAGTAAATCAGTCAGTTCTTCTGGCTTAATAAACTTTTTCCAATCGTGAATACCGCGCTTAATCTCGCGCAAAATATTTTCCAAAAGCCAAATCATGACAAATTGAGATTTTACAGTTCTATTGATAGTGTCAAATAAAAATAATCCGTTAGGTTGTAAAACTCTAGAAACTTCATAAATTGTTTTTCTTAAATCGGCAACATGTTCTAAGACATCAACACATACAACAATATCAAAATAGTTTGCCTGATAAGGCAGATTTTCCGCAAATGCTTGTTGATATTCAATCGGTAATCCGCTGATTGCTGCATGTTCTTGAGCTTGTTTAATACATTTTGCTGATTGATCTACCCCGCATACGATCGCTCCCCTTCTTGCCATAAATTCGCAAGAAAAGCCGCCGCCACAGCCAACGTCTAATACTCGCAATCCCTGCCAAGAAGGTACGTACCGATCAAAAAAATCAAATCGGGGTTGATTTAAGTAATACAGAGCGTAAATTTTAGCATCTGACTGCCACCAAATATCTGCACTCAAGTCATAAAATTGCAAGTCATTTTTTTTCATTCTTAAACAAACTCGGCGAATTATAAAACGCTTAGGCATTACCATTTAATCGTAATAGCGTGGCAACATCGTACAATTGATAACACCCATCCCTTGACTTAGGAGTTGATGCCATGCCGATGGCAGTTGGAGTAATTGAAACTTTAGGTTTTCCAGGTGTGTTAGCAGCAGCAGATGCAATGGTGAAAGCTGCCGGCGTAACACTGGTATACTACGGTCTAGCGGAAAGCGCTCGCTTCGTAGTCGCAGTCAGGGGACACGTAGCTGAGGTGAAAACAGCGGTTGCAGCCGGAATCGCTGCTGGAGAGGAAGCTTACGGTGGTGAGGTAATCACCCACTACATCGTTCCCAACCCTCCGGAGAATGTGGAAAGCATTTTGCCCATCCACTTCACCGAAAAATCAGAACCATACCGTATCTTCTAACCAAGTTCGCCATCAAAATCGGTAGCGAACATTCGTACAATTATTGAGTAGCGCCACATACGTTTACTTATACAGGAGATCAATTATGTCATCAGCACAGGCAGTTGGATCATTGGAAACTAAGGGTTTTCCCGCTGTGCTAGCAGCAGCAGATGCAATGGTGAAAGCCGGTCGAGTCACCCTCGTCGGTTATATCAGAGTTGGTAGCGCTCGCTTTACAGTCAATATTCGCGGAGATGTTTCAGAAGTAAAAGCTGCTATGGCTGCTGGTGTTGATGCGGTCGAAAATGTTCATGGTGGTACTTTGGAATCTTGGGTAATTATTCCTCGTCCCCATGAAAACGTTGAAGCCGTTTTGCCCATAGGCTACACAGAGCAAGTCCAAGAGTATCGCGAATCTGTTGAAAACCCGATTGTTAGGTCTTCTAACGGCAGATAGAGTTATTTGTTAGTTGATAGTTGTTAATTGTTAGTTGGAGCGTTGGAGCGTTGAAGCGTTGGTTATTTTACTAACTGACGACCAATTACCTTTTTCCCAATTACCAATTACCTTTTTCCCAATCTATGTCCCGCGTCTCGATTATCATCCCCACTTTAAATGAGGCAAAGTGTCTGGGACGCACCTTGCGTCATCTCAGTTTACTCACACCCCCAGCTTGGGAGGTGCTGGTTGTGGATGGCGGTAGTTCTGACGAAACGATCGCCATTGCCCAAACAGCAGGTGTACAAGTAATTTCCGCTAAACAATGCGGACGCGCTGCCCAATCAAATCAAGGTGCAGAAGTCGCAACCGGAGAAATCCTCTGCTTTCTGCACGCAGATACTTTGGTAAGCGACGACTTGGTAACAGTTATTGAGCAGACACTAGCAGACAAAACTGTTGTTGCTGGCGGTTTTATTTCCCTGATGGCAGGTGAAATAACAACGCGCTGGGGAGTTTCACTGCACAACTGGCTGAAAACTTATTATGCACCGTTGCTTTTTCGCCCACATTTGTTTTTTCAAGGACTGCGCTTATTGTTTGGCGATCAAGTAATTTTCGCACGCCGCGCTGATTTCTGGGAATGTGGCGGTTTTGACAGCAATCTCCCAATTATGGAAGAAGCCGACTTGTGCATAAAAATAGTACGACGGGGAAAAATTCGCTTAGTAAATCGCATCGTCCAAAGTAGCGATCGCCGCGTCGCAAAATGGGGCTTTTTCAAAGCCACCGCAATATATCTTTATATCGGCTTTCTGTGGGGTGTTGGTGTGTCCCCACAATACCTGAAGCAATTTTATAAAGACATTCGGTAAAATACTTAGTTACTCTCCAACTAAATAGTACTCTTATAGTTAGCAATAATTACTCATATAAAAATTAACAAAGTATTTAACTTCTGTTGAAGACACCAGAGGGAAGAAACTTATATAAGTTAAATAGCGTCTGATTTAAGCATAATAATATTTACTTTTATAAAAATCTTTTGTTGCTCTGCTTGTCCAACCTTTTTAAAGTATCGATCCTGGGCAACAAAAATATATAACTTTACAAAACTTAAAACTTATTAAAAAGTGAGGAAAATAGCTAGAAGACATTGATTTCCGGCGATAGCAAACAAAAAGCAAAAACAGCAATCCGGAAAATACTGCATAACTTGAGTGATTCCAGACCTAATTAACAGAGGAAGTCGAAACAACGGCTTCGAGTGAATAATCACGCTCGATGTCCACCAAAGACATCATTCAATCAGGGGCAACTGCCAGTTAAAAATTTGAGTGGAATAAATGGGGGTTGTGATGCAAACTTTAAAACAGGGTTTCGAGGAGCGCAATCTCGCTATGGCTTCAGAAGCAGAAAAACTGACGCTATATTGGCGGCAACGTTTGGCAGCAGAGTGTCCAGAACAAAGCGAAGCAAACAGAGAAAGTATTCTTTTTTGGCTTTTGGGAAATAACTCAAAACGCTTTGACTTACTTAATCCTAAAGAGTTAGATATCGCCAAACAAGCGATGGAATATCGCTATCGGATTTTATGCCAGCGCTACTTAGGAATGGCGCGAGAACGTGCTTATCGCAATTTAATCACTCGGCTAGGGAGTTTAGTGACATTACGGAATAAAATCCAGACTTGGATTTCTCTGAGTCGCGATCGCCAACGCAGCGTCGTAGATGTATTGCAAGAAGTACTCCAAGAATTACTGCAAAGCGATAACTACATGCAGCAGCAAATGGCTTGCATCGCTGAGTTTACAACCGATGCCAGACTAAAGAATTCTTTGCTGTTTGCCAGCATGGAAGAATATTGCCTGCGACCAGTACGCAATCAACCGTTATTGGCTTACCGTTTCGTAAATTACTTGCGACGCACACAGCGTGGTGGTTTAACCCAAGTGCCGGGTAGTGATTTAATTAGACTAGTTTCCGAAGAAATTTTCACAGACGACAACGACAACCGCGTTAACTTAGCCGATAATCAGGCGATCGCCGAATATCTTGAAGCACAACAACTAGAAGAACAGCAAGTACTGCGTCACGCAGTCAAGCAAGAATTTGAAACTTATCTCCAAGAGAATCTAGGGCAAGACGCAGTGCAGTGGTTGCGACTATATCTGCAAGGCAAATCCCAAGACGAAATTGCCAAAAAAATGAGTAAACCAATTAAGGAAATTTACCGATTACGCGAGAAAATTAGCTACCATGCCGTGCGTGTCTTTGCCGTCAAAAACAAACCGGAACTAGTAGATAACTGGCTAGAAATTTCCCTAGACGAACACAATTTGGGATTAACACCGCAGCAATGGCAGCAATTACAGTCAAAATTGACTTTAATTGAGCGGCAGCTATTGTCACTGCGAAAAGCAGGCAAATCCATCGAAGAAATCGCTCAACAGTTAAAACTCAAAACCCATCAGGTAATGGGCGAATGGAGTAAAATTTATATCGCGGCTCAAAATTTAAGAACTCAGGAGTAACCAGAAGACCCGCTTGGTGGTGTGCAGTCAAGGAAGCGCTTTGAGGACACCTCCCATCCCACACACAAAACACGACGACTATCAATATTGGACGTTGGATTTGGGATTCACCCCAATCCACAATCCCAAATAAACTTTCTATATATTTGTAGTTAATTTAACTTTTATCACCCGAAAAAGTAAGTCTATTTACTACCAAATAATTGAGAGGCAGAATACGATATAAGGAAACATCAAGCAATCAAACCTATGTTGTCTTCACAGGGCAAACCAAGTGATAACGAAGCAATTGGTAATCAACTGTTAACCGCTACTCCAAGCCAGTCGCTGCACGAACGCCAGCAAATATTTGAGCTAATAGAGCGTATCTTGTCCTTTGAAGCTTGCTTATATCATCAAATTTTGCCATATACCATAGAAGATAACAAATTGTTACTGGGCATGGTTAATCTAGAAGATACTGTGGCGCTAGATTACGTTGGTAACATTTTGTCTTATATTAACTGCACAATGGTGACAGTAGCGATCGCCCCCGACACCCACCGCAACATACTCTCAGCCTACCTCAACTACAAAAATACATCCCAGCCAGTAGCCAACGTTGCTCAAGAACAAAGCGCAGCAAAAGTTGCCGATTCGCTTGCGTCAAAGCCAGAGACATCTACTGTAGCCCAGACAAAACCCTCGGAAAATTCTTTTCAACAAGCAGATTCTCCTGCTGTGCTGGATCTGGATAATTTGTCTAAAGCGACCATCCTTTTTACTAACGCAGACAAAAAGACACAGGAAAATACTTCCGAAGAGCGATCGCTCTTAGGTTTACCTGTATTACTCATACCAGTTCCCGATTTATTACTGCCTGTTGAACAGCTAGCAACACTACAACCCAAGAAATTACTAGCAGAATTACTAGGTCGAGTTCTAGCCGGGGGAATTGGTCGTTTGTATTTGGAAAGACAACCATACGAAGGCAGAATACTCTGGAGTGATAATGGAGTCTTGCAATCCGTCTTAGAAAAACTTCCTCTCTCTGTTTTTCAGGGAGTACTTAATGAATTAAAGCGACTAACAAACCTGCCTGTAACTACATTTGCAGAAGCAAAACAGGTAGAGAAAGAATGCTTGTATCAAGAAAACCGTTTGTTATTACGCTTGCGAGTGATGCCGGGAATGTACGGCGAAGAAGCCACACTACAAGTACTCCGGGGAGCTGCCTTAAAATTCCATCAACAACAACAGTTGACACGTCTCAGCCGCGATGCTATAGGAATTTCCCAACAACTCAGTCACAAATTGCACGAACTGCAACAACGGCTAGTCTTGAATCGCAACACCAACCCCGGACAATTAGAAGCTTTCATGACACTGAATCGACTCTTGGATGATTTAGACAATCAAATCAAAATACTCACAGATGCTTGACTACCGATAAAAAACAAATAAAAATCTGTCAGTAAAACCGCTGATTTCGCTGTGATAGTTATTGTGTTGTAATGGAACCTTAGACCGATCGCCTGAAGAGGTTGCGGTTGAATATCAAGAAAATTTTGATACCGTATTTTTCTAAAGATTACGGTTTTTAAAACGTATAGTAACAAATCTAATTTTCTGCTCTTAAATCCATTTTTTGCAGATATTTCATGCAGACTGAGATTTTTAGTGAAACTTTCCCCCTAATGAGTACAGCCAATCCACAAACTTTAGAATGGCTGCTCAACGTTGCAATCGACCACGAATACCCAGCAGGACGAGCCGTTTTAATGGAAGATGCTTGGGGGAACGCGGTTTACTTCGTGGTTTCTGGTTGGGTCAAAGTGCGGCGCACGCGCAGCGAAGATTCTGTTGCTTTAGCAATTTTAGGACAGGGTGATTTTTTTGGCGAAATGGCAATTTTGGATGAGTCTCCCCGCTCAACCGATGTGGTTGCTCTTTCCCCTGTGAAATTACTGAGCATCTCCAGAGAGCGCTTTATTCAAATATTGTTTAAAGACCCGCAGTTGCATCACCGAATGCTGCAATTGATGGTGCGACGATTGCGGCAAGTTAATTTACGTTTGCAAATGCGGTCTTCACCACCAGCAGTTAAACTCGCTCAAACTCTAGTTAGTTTGGGCGAAAGTTATGGTCAGGAATCAGAAAAAGGAAAGGAAATTTTTAATATTCCTTACAAAGATTTAGCAGAAGTTACAGAAATTGGTGTCGAAGAAACCACCAAAATCATGGAAAAGCTTGATGAAAAAGGTTGGATCAAAATTGACAACGCTAATCAGGTAGTTTATCTGGTTAACTTCAAACAATTGATAAATTTGGCTGGCAAAGTTTAATTAGTTATATCATTTGCCGAAAATCATGATAAATATCAATTGGTTGTAGCGCTAGTAGGGTGTGTTAGGAGGACAGTACGGCACCGGCTTAGAACTAGATTGCGGTGCGTTACTTCGCGATCGCACCCTACGCTCGGAAAGTCAGTAATTATGAGTTCTGAGTTAGGAATTATGAGTTATAAGTTAAATTTAACCCTAAATTCCTCGCTCCTACCTCTTAACTTCTAACTACAGATGAGTCACGCAACAGCACCTCGCACCGACACCCGCATCCAAGAAGCCGTGCCGACAATTCATTATCAGGTGGCAATGCCTCAACCAGAAACGCATTTGTTTGAGGTAACTTTGCATTTAGCAAATTACCCATTGCCGATTTTGGATTTAAAACTACCTGTGTGGACTCCAGGTTCTTACTTGGTGAGAGAATACGCCAAACAGTTACAGGATTTTGCCGCTTTTTCGGACGCGGAGTCTTTACCTTGGCGGAAAATCAGTAAAAATCACTGGCAAGTAGAGACAAAGAATGTTTCAAAATTAACCGTGAGTTACCGCATTTTTGCGAATGAGCTATCAGTGCGGACAAATCATTTAGATGCAACTCACGGCTATTTTAACGGTGCTGCGTTGTTTTTTAGAATCCCAGGTTGGGAAAAGCAATTAATTCGCGTTTCTATCGTACCACCGCACCCAGAATGGCAGGTAACTACAGCATTACCCGCAGATGAACAAGCCAATACTTTTCTAGCTGACGATTTTGATACGCTTGTAGACAACCCCTTTGAAATTGGTTGCCATCAGTTATATCACTTTGAGGTATTGGGAAAACCCCATGAATTGGCAATTTGGGGACAAGGTAATTTGCAACCACAACGGATGATTTCTGATATCACGAAAATTATCCAAGTCGAAGCGCAAATGTTTGGCGGTTTGCCTTATGAAAGATATCTGTTTCTACTACATTTATTTTCTCAAGCTTACGGTGGTTTGGAGCATAAAAACTGTTGCTCTTTAATTTACCAGCGCTTTGGATTTCGCGCTGAAGATAAATACGATCGCTTTATGCAATTGGTGGCACACGAGTTTTTTCACTTGTGGAATGTCAAGCGCATTCGCCCGAAAGCACTGGAAGTTTTTGATTACGACCAAGAAAATTATACACCGTCTTTATGGTTTTCTGAAGGAACGACCAGTTATTATGATTTGCTGATTCCTTTACGGGCGGGCATTTACGATGCTCAAACATTTTTAAGCAACTTGAGCAAGGAAATTACTAAGTACGAAAAAACACCTGGACGCAAAGTGCAGCCGCTTTCGGAGTCGAGTTTTGATGCTTGGATTAAACTTTATCGCCAAGATGCCAATAGTGGCAATTCTCAAATTTCCTACTATTTAAAAGGGGAAATGGTATCTTTGTTGCTAGATTTGCTGATTCGTTCCCAGCATAACAATCAACGCTCTTTTGATGATGTCATGCTGAAAATGTGGCAGCAATTTGGCTTCGATGAAATCGGCTTTACTCCCGAACAGTTACAGTCAGTAATTGAGTCTGTAGCAGAAATGGATTTAGCTGATTTCTTTGGGCGCTACATTGATAATACTGAAGATTTGCCTTTCAACGAGTATTTACAACCTTTTGGCTTGGAGTTAGTTGCAGAAAACGAAGAAGAACCTTATTTGGGTGTGAAAGCAAGTGCTGAAAACGGAAAAGAAATAATTAAGTTTGTCGAAGCTAGTTCACCTGCACAAATAGCGGGAATCGATGCAGGTGATGAGTTGTTGGCAATTGATAAAATGAAGGTGACAGCAAGTGGGTTAAGCGATCGCTTAAAAGATTATCAACCCAACGACACCATCCAAGTTACAGTTTTCCACCAAGACGAACTGCGTACTTATTCTGTCACCCTAGCTTCACCACGTCCAACACGCTATCAAGTTAAACCTGTTGCCGATCCTTCGCCAATACAGCAAGAAAACTTAACAGGGTGGTTAGGCGCGTCAGTTTCATCTCTGTAAAATGTAAAAGGCAAAAAGAAAGAGAATTGTTTGGTTCTTTCTTTTGCCTTTTAACTTTTCAAAACTCCTGGTTCTCGTTGCATGGGCAAAACATCTAAAATATCGGTTTGCGAACAATATTTCAGGTCTTCCTGACAATTAAGACGTAACAATCGCTGACCGTGACTGCAAGCGTGAAAAAGTCCTAATAAGTTATCTTGCCATTGAGAATAAAGAGCGATCGCACTAACTACTTCATCATTACCAGCTAATTCCTCTAGAGGGAAGTTGGTTTCTTGTACAACACTGTGGGCGATCGCCCCCGCACAAGCTGTATCCTCTAAAGAAAAACTGCCTTCCCAACCTGAACCAACAATCCAAACTGTTTCTGGTTGCTTTTCTATGAGATATCGCACCACCGCAGCCCGGTTGATAAAAGCTGCGGTTATGACAGTTGCTGCATCTTGGACTCGTTGTAAGGCGCGAGTGCCATTCGTGGTACTAATAAATAAGCGTCGCCCATGCACTAATTCTGGTGTACAGTCGAGAGGTGAGTTACCCAGTTCAAAACCAGGAACTTTCCCACCACCGCGTTCTCCAGCTCGCAACCGTTTTTCGGGGAGCCAAGATTCGCTAACATGCATAAGTTTTTCTAAATCGCTGAAGACTTGGATAGCTTCGCCTCCAGCTGCCAATACAGTCGCCATTGTGCTGGTTGCTCGCAATACATCAACTGCGATCGCACAGTCTGGCGCTTTATCCGCTGGAGTCAATTCCGGAGTGTGGTAAACGAATAGCTTCACGTGCTGGATACACCTAGTCCTATACTACTGCCGCAAATAATATCTTACCCAGATGCTGTCACTAAACAATAGCTTTATGCTAGTGGGTTCTTGATGTGTCAACCCAGAGTATGCTCTATCCATGAATCAAAGAAGATTGAAATCTTGCCCGTCTTCAATAGGCAATTTCTCCTATTTGAACGCTGCATGGGAAATCAACGTGTAATCTGAATAGAAGGACAGACTTTATTAATGTACCACTAACAATCCCAGGAATAGCTCTGCACTTCACGCTCCCACTCCCCCCATCCCCAATCGAAAATCAATTTTTTTATGGCACCTTTACCTGAATACCGCCCCAAACAACTGTCTTTAGGTCCTCTGGAAGCAGAAATTTTGCATATCATCTGGGAACTGAGTTCAGTTACAGTTAAAGATGTACACGATCGCATTCTTACTGACCCCAACCGCGAATTAGCTTATACTTCCGTGACAACCGTATTGCGTCGCCTTACCGATAAAGGTTGGCTAACCTGCGACAAAAGAGGACGAGCATTTTATTGGCGTCCGTTGATTACCAAACAGCAAGCTGAGGTAATTAAAGCACACGAGCAGTTACAGCGATTTCTCGCGGTGGGTAATCCCGATGTAATTGCTGCTTTTGCAGATAGTTTAGATGAAGCTGCCAGCGAACAAATACAAGCGATCGCCAAACGCATTCAAGCTGCACGCCAAGCCAGGGAGGAACAATAATGCATTTGATCATGATTTTGACTGCTTTAACA contains these protein-coding regions:
- a CDS encoding HetZ-related protein 2 → MGVVMQTLKQGFEERNLAMASEAEKLTLYWRQRLAAECPEQSEANRESILFWLLGNNSKRFDLLNPKELDIAKQAMEYRYRILCQRYLGMARERAYRNLITRLGSLVTLRNKIQTWISLSRDRQRSVVDVLQEVLQELLQSDNYMQQQMACIAEFTTDARLKNSLLFASMEEYCLRPVRNQPLLAYRFVNYLRRTQRGGLTQVPGSDLIRLVSEEIFTDDNDNRVNLADNQAIAEYLEAQQLEEQQVLRHAVKQEFETYLQENLGQDAVQWLRLYLQGKSQDEIAKKMSKPIKEIYRLREKISYHAVRVFAVKNKPELVDNWLEISLDEHNLGLTPQQWQQLQSKLTLIERQLLSLRKAGKSIEEIAQQLKLKTHQVMGEWSKIYIAAQNLRTQE
- the ubiG gene encoding bifunctional 2-polyprenyl-6-hydroxyphenol methylase/3-demethylubiquinol 3-O-methyltransferase UbiG; protein product: MKKNDLQFYDLSADIWWQSDAKIYALYYLNQPRFDFFDRYVPSWQGLRVLDVGCGGGFSCEFMARRGAIVCGVDQSAKCIKQAQEHAAISGLPIEYQQAFAENLPYQANYFDIVVCVDVLEHVADLRKTIYEVSRVLQPNGLFLFDTINRTVKSQFVMIWLLENILREIKRGIHDWKKFIKPEELTDLLHNHGFASIEINGFDLFGEDLFDNILAYIHYKKTGGFKAKITHNTSLIYIGKAIKSALKR
- a CDS encoding pilus assembly protein PilB encodes the protein MLSSQGKPSDNEAIGNQLLTATPSQSLHERQQIFELIERILSFEACLYHQILPYTIEDNKLLLGMVNLEDTVALDYVGNILSYINCTMVTVAIAPDTHRNILSAYLNYKNTSQPVANVAQEQSAAKVADSLASKPETSTVAQTKPSENSFQQADSPAVLDLDNLSKATILFTNADKKTQENTSEERSLLGLPVLLIPVPDLLLPVEQLATLQPKKLLAELLGRVLAGGIGRLYLERQPYEGRILWSDNGVLQSVLEKLPLSVFQGVLNELKRLTNLPVTTFAEAKQVEKECLYQENRLLLRLRVMPGMYGEEATLQVLRGAALKFHQQQQLTRLSRDAIGISQQLSHKLHELQQRLVLNRNTNPGQLEAFMTLNRLLDDLDNQIKILTDA
- a CDS encoding M61 family metallopeptidase, which produces MSHATAPRTDTRIQEAVPTIHYQVAMPQPETHLFEVTLHLANYPLPILDLKLPVWTPGSYLVREYAKQLQDFAAFSDAESLPWRKISKNHWQVETKNVSKLTVSYRIFANELSVRTNHLDATHGYFNGAALFFRIPGWEKQLIRVSIVPPHPEWQVTTALPADEQANTFLADDFDTLVDNPFEIGCHQLYHFEVLGKPHELAIWGQGNLQPQRMISDITKIIQVEAQMFGGLPYERYLFLLHLFSQAYGGLEHKNCCSLIYQRFGFRAEDKYDRFMQLVAHEFFHLWNVKRIRPKALEVFDYDQENYTPSLWFSEGTTSYYDLLIPLRAGIYDAQTFLSNLSKEITKYEKTPGRKVQPLSESSFDAWIKLYRQDANSGNSQISYYLKGEMVSLLLDLLIRSQHNNQRSFDDVMLKMWQQFGFDEIGFTPEQLQSVIESVAEMDLADFFGRYIDNTEDLPFNEYLQPFGLELVAENEEEPYLGVKASAENGKEIIKFVEASSPAQIAGIDAGDELLAIDKMKVTASGLSDRLKDYQPNDTIQVTVFHQDELRTYSVTLASPRPTRYQVKPVADPSPIQQENLTGWLGASVSSL
- a CDS encoding sulfurtransferase; this encodes MNQWILTPNQAKQLISQSATILDTRNKLAWFLGHISDAIHVTWQEFSQPKKPYQGNLLKDENLLQQKLRKLGIYNSKPVIVIGNYAHNFGEEGRIVWMLRTLGHNSAAFVDGGYNALVKAGIQTTFAGNKPQEIGDFVVNRTALWEIQRDELKANLAENKLIVIDTREKREYNGATPYGEQRGGHIPGAVHFYFKDLIDNKGNLLPTEEIITKLARLGIQLDTPIATYCTGGIRSAFFVSVLANLGFTNVKNYAGSMWEWSAEPANTYPLKENL
- a CDS encoding BlaI/MecI/CopY family transcriptional regulator, coding for MAPLPEYRPKQLSLGPLEAEILHIIWELSSVTVKDVHDRILTDPNRELAYTSVTTVLRRLTDKGWLTCDKRGRAFYWRPLITKQQAEVIKAHEQLQRFLAVGNPDVIAAFADSLDEAASEQIQAIAKRIQAARQAREEQ
- a CDS encoding 2-phosphosulfolactate phosphatase family protein, with protein sequence MKLFVYHTPELTPADKAPDCAIAVDVLRATSTMATVLAAGGEAIQVFSDLEKLMHVSESWLPEKRLRAGERGGGKVPGFELGNSPLDCTPELVHGRRLFISTTNGTRALQRVQDAATVITAAFINRAAVVRYLIEKQPETVWIVGSGWEGSFSLEDTACAGAIAHSVVQETNFPLEELAGNDEVVSAIALYSQWQDNLLGLFHACSHGQRLLRLNCQEDLKYCSQTDILDVLPMQREPGVLKS
- a CDS encoding carbon dioxide-concentrating mechanism protein CcmK produces the protein MSSAQAVGSLETKGFPAVLAAADAMVKAGRVTLVGYIRVGSARFTVNIRGDVSEVKAAMAAGVDAVENVHGGTLESWVIIPRPHENVEAVLPIGYTEQVQEYRESVENPIVRSSNGR
- a CDS encoding TIGR04283 family arsenosugar biosynthesis glycosyltransferase → MSRVSIIIPTLNEAKCLGRTLRHLSLLTPPAWEVLVVDGGSSDETIAIAQTAGVQVISAKQCGRAAQSNQGAEVATGEILCFLHADTLVSDDLVTVIEQTLADKTVVAGGFISLMAGEITTRWGVSLHNWLKTYYAPLLFRPHLFFQGLRLLFGDQVIFARRADFWECGGFDSNLPIMEEADLCIKIVRRGKIRLVNRIVQSSDRRVAKWGFFKATAIYLYIGFLWGVGVSPQYLKQFYKDIR
- a CDS encoding Crp/Fnr family transcriptional regulator, with the protein product MQTEIFSETFPLMSTANPQTLEWLLNVAIDHEYPAGRAVLMEDAWGNAVYFVVSGWVKVRRTRSEDSVALAILGQGDFFGEMAILDESPRSTDVVALSPVKLLSISRERFIQILFKDPQLHHRMLQLMVRRLRQVNLRLQMRSSPPAVKLAQTLVSLGESYGQESEKGKEIFNIPYKDLAEVTEIGVEETTKIMEKLDEKGWIKIDNANQVVYLVNFKQLINLAGKV
- a CDS encoding BMC domain-containing protein, with translation MPMAVGVIETLGFPGVLAAADAMVKAAGVTLVYYGLAESARFVVAVRGHVAEVKTAVAAGIAAGEEAYGGEVITHYIVPNPPENVESILPIHFTEKSEPYRIF